A portion of the Cryptomeria japonica chromosome 5, Sugi_1.0, whole genome shotgun sequence genome contains these proteins:
- the LOC131030162 gene encoding wall-associated receptor kinase 3-like, which translates to MHCGVVARCLICVCLVGFTAAKCVPEKCGSMNVSYPFWIHISHCGHPRFKITCREDKYTGMLAPYFTAFRANSTGLRGDFTDVVFDRNSSKIMDIDYEGHLIINSSSIKAFSCDDDPNNGARNYFELPSGGPFTLSNSNRLVVLGNKTFGTYSFGDLGETRCVTMNRQSDQPYCRYGCCEINLPDNLPFVNFTGGGLFQLPNDNTTKCGFSTIMDPSTFTMVDNKTNPFWRRGNKAYYGIRLNWGIGEQDCAMAKDTTDYSCVPNAECLDSPSGKGHVCKCLPGYEGNGYSNGTDCTGSYNCSCANGYVGDGFANGTGCKSTTSNSLVFPAITGAVVSFVVVSLAASLLVWSLKKRHMKLVEVKYYQLLQRHIASTMGRESLRIFSAKELARASKNYSNEMALGSGGFGTVFKGILSDGTLVAIKKSKQALNLEDDHEFLNEVTILSQINHRNIVKLLGCCIQTKFPLLVSEFVPNGTLFQHLHSKEGSLPWTSRLQIAIETGEALAYLHSGASQPIFHRDVKSSNILLNEKLSPKVADFGISRLISASNNTHVTTFNIKGTWGYLDPEFFQTSQLTEKSDVYSFGVVLVELLTSLKPISLARDNEDMTLSSLFLSRLDQNRLTEILDNRVLEKENLQEMEDMARIARECLHLERRKRPSMKEVVEELVSVRGGTRKTKSHDNEKCEEAIFEERSISREASPMPYKCRSCTFSSPVRSTALVEISILTE; encoded by the exons ATGCATTGCGGAGTTGTAGCTCGCTGTCTAATTTGTGTGTGTTTGGTGGGCTTTACTGCTGCAAAATGTGTTCCTGAAAAGTGTGGTTCCATGAATGTGAGTTACCCTTTCTGGATTCACATTTCTCATTGTGGACACCCTCGTTTTAAGATCACATGCAGGGAGGACAAGTATACTGGGATGCTAGCTCCTTACTTTACTGCCTTTCGAGCTAATTCTACTGGTTTGCGAGGTGATTTTACAGATGTGGTTTTTGATCGGAACTCTTCGAAGATTATGGATATTGATTATGAGGGTCACCTCATCATAAATTCTTCTTCTATCAAGGCCTTTTCTTGTGATGATGATCCAAACAACGGTGCGAGAAACTACTTTGAGCTACCTTCAGGTGGGCCTTTCACTCTTTCCAACTCCAATAGGTTAGTTGTTTTGGGCAACAAAACATTCGGTACCTACAGTTTTGGTGATTTGGGAGAGACGAGATGTGTAACAATGAACCGTCAAAGTGATCAACCATACTGCCGCTATGGCTGCTGCGAAATTAACCTCCCAGATAATTTGCCGTTTGTAAATTTCACGGGAGGAGGTCTGTTTCAATTGCCCAACGATAATACTACCAAGTGCGGCTTCTCCACCATAATGGACCCTTCCACCTTCACCATGGTCGACAATAAAACAAACCCCTTTTGGAGAAGAGGCAACAAGGCTTATTATGGTATCCGTCTTAATTGGGGTATCGGGGAACAGGATTGTGCCATGGCTAAAGACACGACCGATTATTCTTGTGTACCCAATGCAGAATGCCTTGACTCGCCTTCAGGAAAAGGGCACGTATGTAAATGTCTCCCTGGATATGAAGGAAATGGTTACTCCAATGGCACTGATTGCACAG GTTCCTACAACTGCTCATGTGCAAATGGATACGTGGGAGATGGCTTTGCAAATGGGACAGGATGCAAGTCCACAACTTCAAATAGCCTGGTCTTTCCTGCGATCACAG GAGCCGTCGTGTCGTTTGTGGTTGTCTCTCTAGCAGCGTCTCTTTTGGTTTGGAGTCTAAAGAAACGCCACATGAAACTTGTTGAGGTCAAGTACTATCAGCTGTTGCAGCGACACATAGCTTCTACAATGGGGAGAGAAAGCCTGAGAATTTTCTCTGCCAAGGAATTGGCAAGAGCTTCTAAAAATTATTCAAATGAAATGGCTTTGGGAAGTGGTGGCTTTGGAACTGTGTTCAAAGGCATTCTATCAGATGGTACTCTTGTGGCCATTAAAAAGTCCAAGCAAGCTTTAAATTTGGAGGATGACCATGAGTTTCTTAATGAAGTTACAATTCTCTCCCAAATAAATCACAGAAATATTGTGAAATTGTTAGGGTGCTGCATCCAAACTAAATTCCCTTTGTTGGTATCTGAATTCGTTCCGAATGGAACGCTCTTTCAACATTTACACTCTAAAGAAGGGTCTTTGCCTTGGACTTCACGTCTGCAGATTGCAATTGAGACTGGGGAGGCTTTGGCCTACCTGCATTCTGGAGCATCTCAACCCATTTTCCACAGAGATGTGAAATCGTCTAATATTCTTTTAAATGAGAAACTCTCTCCCAAAGTTGCAGACTTTGGGATTTCTCGTCTCATCTCAGCTTCCAATAACACACATGTCACTACATTTAATATAAAGGGCACATGGGGCTATTTAGATCCCGAGTTCTTTCAAACGTCTCAACTCACCGAAAAAAGTGATGTATATAGTTTTGGTGTAGTCCTAGTTGAGCTTTTAACATCTCTGAAACCCATCTCTCTAGCAAGGGACAACGAGGACATGACTTTATCTAGTCTTTTTCTGTCAAGACTTGACCAAAATCGCTTGACAGAAATATTAGATAACAGAGTATTGGAGAAAGAAAACCTacaagagatggaagatatggcAAGGATAGCCAGAGAATGCCTTCATTTAGAAAGGAGGAAGAGACCGTCAATGAAAGAAGTGGTGGAGGAACTTGTTTCGGTAAGAGGTGGCACAAGAAAGACAAAATCCCATGACAATGAAAAATGTGAAGAGGCAATATTTGAGGAGAGAAGCATTTCGAGAGAAGCATCACCAATGCCATACAAATGTAGGAGTTGCACGTTTTCATCTCCAGTTAGGAGTACTGCACTGGTTGAGATTTCGATCTTGACTGAATGA